The genomic DNA CGCGGAGCAGCAGGCGCTTGAGGCCGGCGGTGTTGCCCAACTCGTAGTAACCCGGATAATCGTCGCCGAGGGTGCCTATCAAGCCCGAGATCCGGGACGCGGCCACGGGCACGCCGGAGGCCAGCGCTTCGCACAGGACGTTGGAGCTGCCTTCCA from Deltaproteobacteria bacterium includes the following:
- a CDS encoding TIGR04348 family glycosyltransferase, whose protein sequence is EGSSNVLCEALASGVPVAASRISGLIGTLGDDYPGYYELGNTAGLKRLLLRAENDPAFYESLARHCAEVAPLVNPDREIRTWQGLVREVMR